The following coding sequences lie in one Flavobacterium sp. 20NA77.7 genomic window:
- a CDS encoding FtsB family cell division protein, producing MFKKFQLLIQKYPFLRFLSNKYYLILVIFIIWMLFLDNYSYLEHRLLNKQIDELEDNKAYYQSEIGKDSIKIQHLKNDNMVEKYAREKYYMKKDSEDIYIVEFEEEKEKDSILEAKNKNK from the coding sequence ATGTTTAAAAAATTCCAACTACTTATCCAAAAATACCCCTTTTTACGGTTTTTAAGTAACAAGTACTATTTGATACTCGTCATTTTCATTATTTGGATGCTTTTTCTAGACAACTATTCTTACTTAGAACATAGGCTGTTAAACAAACAAATCGATGAATTAGAAGACAATAAAGCTTATTATCAGTCTGAAATTGGAAAAGATAGCATCAAAATTCAGCACTTAAAAAATGATAATATGGTCGAAAAATATGCACGAGAAAAATATTACATGAAAAAAGACAGTGAAGATATTTACATCGTTGAATTTGAAGAAGAAAAAGAGAAAGATAGTATACTAGAAGCCAAAAATAAAAATAAATAG